TGTCTCGCTGACAGTGACCGCCGTCAGCGCTGCTGCCGAACCGGCGCCGTGGTTTGAGGTGGGGCTGATCCCCACAACGCTGGAAGAAACCGGGCTGGGAGCCAAGCCAGTGGGTGGCCACGTCAACCTGGAAGTGGACGTGTTGGCCAAGTACACCGAACGCCTCCTGTCCTTCGCGCCGCAGGCAGGGAGCACTCGATGAGCGCCCCTGCCAAGACATCACCGGCCGGAACGCCCCGTACCGGACTGGATCCCGTGGAAGCGGCCATTGAGGCAATGGCCGCGGGCCGGGCAGTGATCGTGGTGGACAACGAGGACCGTGAGAACGAAGGCGACATTATTTTCGCCGCCCAGCACGCCACGCCCAGCCTCATGGGATGGACCATTCGGTATTCATCCGGCGTCATCTGCGTCCCTTTGGACGGCGAACGTGCTGACGCACTGGTGCTGCCTCCCATGGTGGAGATCAACCAGGACGCCAAGGGGACCGCATACACGGTTTCCTGCGACGCAGCGATCGGCGTCAGTACAGGTATATCGGCTACGGACCGGGCTCTGACGGCCCGCGTTCTGGCAGATCCGAGCAGCACCCCGGCCTCAATCACCCGTCCCGGGCATATTTTCCCGTTGCGTGCGGTTAACGGGGGAGTGCGTGAACGTCCGGGTCACACGGAAGCTGCCGTAGACCTGTGTCGTCTTGCCGGGTTGGCCCCGGTGGGTGTGATCGCAGAGTTGGTACATGATGATGGTGAAATGATGCGCTTGGACAGCCTGCGCGACTTCGCCGCCGACCATGGATGCCCCCTCATCTCCATAGAGGACCTGGTGTCGTATGTTGAGGCGGTAGAGTCCCAGACGGCACGTGTTTCACAGGAGGACGAGGAGAAGCGATGACCGCATCGACCACACGCAACAGCGAGCACACCGGCCCCGCGCCGCACTCTGTGACCGGCGGGCCAATCGTTCAACTGCCCACAGCCTTCGGCGATTTCGTGGCGCAGGCTTGGACGGACAATGAGACCGGCCACGAGCACCTTGCCGTGAGTTCCCCCAACCCGCCGAAGAACGGGCGTGCGCCGCTTGTACGGCTGCATTCCGAGTGCCTTACCGGTGACGTTTTCGGCTCGTACCGCTGCGACTGCGGAGAGCAACTCGCTTTCGCCCTGGAACTCATCCACGCAGAAGGCGGCACCCTGCTCTACCTACGCGGCCAGGAAGGTCGCGGCATCGGACTGGCCAACAAGATCAAGGCCTATGCCTTGCAGGAAGCCGGGTTTGACACCGTGGAGGCCAATGAGCAGTTGGGCTTGCCGGTGGATGCGCGTTCCTACAGCGCGGCAGGCCAGATCCTCGC
Above is a genomic segment from Arthrobacter sp. YN containing:
- the ribB gene encoding 3,4-dihydroxy-2-butanone-4-phosphate synthase gives rise to the protein MSAPAKTSPAGTPRTGLDPVEAAIEAMAAGRAVIVVDNEDRENEGDIIFAAQHATPSLMGWTIRYSSGVICVPLDGERADALVLPPMVEINQDAKGTAYTVSCDAAIGVSTGISATDRALTARVLADPSSTPASITRPGHIFPLRAVNGGVRERPGHTEAAVDLCRLAGLAPVGVIAELVHDDGEMMRLDSLRDFAADHGCPLISIEDLVSYVEAVESQTARVSQEDEEKR
- the ribA gene encoding GTP cyclohydrolase II, whose amino-acid sequence is MTASTTRNSEHTGPAPHSVTGGPIVQLPTAFGDFVAQAWTDNETGHEHLAVSSPNPPKNGRAPLVRLHSECLTGDVFGSYRCDCGEQLAFALELIHAEGGTLLYLRGQEGRGIGLANKIKAYALQEAGFDTVEANEQLGLPVDARSYSAAGQILAEMGLHEVRLLSNNPDKQHRLDKAGVTVVEMVPTEVPSREQNLRYLQTKKDRMDHRLTLDVEPVSNGKTPSNHTFDNNQD